Part of the Bacillus sp. N1-1 genome, CCATTTCTTTTTTATCTATACCCGCTCGCTCGCTAACTTGAAACTACCGTAATTATCATTATATCATTTTAGACAATTCTCGCAATTTCCTTTTTTTCGCAAGCCCTCATTTTCCTTTAGAAATCGAAGTTTTATAGGAAAATAAGGGGTGAAATTGGGTAAAAAGGATCAGCGGTTTTGTCATCACCCGGGAAATACTGTCGGATGATGTCTTAAAACTCCTTTCGTCTGCTATAATAAGAACGATTAGTACGTGAAAAAGGGGTAAGAAAATGGGAAACAACGATTCAATTCTTTATCAGCCAAAATGGCGGATTATTGATCAATCAACCCTTGGCCCGTCGTTTGATGCTCTCCAATCGTTCGCAATGGATGATACGCTTTGCAATTCCGCTGGAAGCGGCGAATCACCACCAATTTTGCGCTCATGGGTTCATCACAATACGATTGTCCTTGGCATACAAGATACGCGCCTTCCTTATTTTGAAGAGGCCGTTCACTATTTAAAATCTCTAGGGTATCGAGTAATCGTAAGAAACTCCGGAGGCCTTGCCGTCGTCCTTGATGCAGGCGTCTTAAATCTCTCACTCGTCTTAGCTGAAAAGCAACAGCAAATTGATATTGATACAGGGTACGAAGCGATGGTCGATTTTGTACAGGAAATGCTAGCACCGTACAATGTCACCATCGAAGACCGTGAAATTGTTGGTAGTTACTGTCCTGGTCGCTATGACTTAAGCGTTAATGGAAAAAAATTCGCCGGTATTTCCCAGCGCAGACTTCGCGGAGGGGTCGCTGTACAAGTCTACTTATGCGTTGATGGAAGCGGAGCGGGGCGAGCATCTGTGATCCAGGAGTTTTATAAACGAGGTGTGGATGGAGAAGCAACGAAATTCACCTATCCCGAAATTGTTCCAGAAACAATGGCTTCGTTAAGTGAATTAATTGGAGAAGAATTAACCGTTTCAGACATGATGATGAAAACGCTGAAAACGCTAAAGACGTATTCCGAATCAATGACAACGGCACACCTTTCGATTCCTGAGCTTTCTCTTTATGATTACAATTACCAGCGCGTCTTTACGCGTAATGAAAAAGTGCTCGGTTAATTTAAAAAAAGTCCCCTGAAGGAATGCCTTCAGGGGATTTTCATATCTTATAGGCTTTGCATTGCAGTAATCAATGCTAGCTTGTACACGTCTTCCTCACTACATCCGCGAGAAAGGTCGTTAACTGGTTTGTTTAATCCTTGAAGAACCGGACCAACGGCTTCATAGCCACCAAGGCGCTGAACCATTTTGTAGCCAATGTTTCCTGCTTCAAGACTAGGGAATACAAATACATTCGCTTCCCCTTTAAGCGGCGATTCAGGTGCTTTCTTTTGAGCAACTTCTGGAACGAAGGCAGCATCAAATTGGAATTCACCATCAATGACAAGATCAGGCGCCATTTCTTTCGCAAGACGTGTTGCTTCTTCAACCTTCTCTGTTTCAGGAGATTTTGCAGATCCTTTTGTCGAGAAGCTTAGCATCGCTACTTTTGGCTCAATGCCAAACATTTTTGCTGTTTCCGCACTGCTTACGCCGATTTCAGCCAAATCATTGCTGTCAGGAGAGATATTAATCGCACAGTCAGCAAAGACGTACTTCTCATCACCTTTTACCATAACGAATGCGCCAGATGTTTTCTTCACGCCTTCTTTCGTTTTGATGATTTGAAGTGCTGGACGAACCGTATCACCAGTCGAGTGAGCAGCACCACTTACTAGGCCGTCTGCTTTGCCTGTGTGAACGAGCATTGTCCCAAAGTAGTTTACATTAAGAAGAATTTCCTGCGCCTGTTCTGCTGTTGCTTTTCCTTTACGACGTTCAACAAATGATTCAACAAGTCCATCCATTTCAGAATAAGTCGCTGGATCCATCACAGTTAGATCACTGTGCAATGTAAGGTTTAAGCTTGTCGCTTTATCTTGAATGGCATTTTCTCCCCCAATAACGATTGGCTTTAGGATGCCATCCTCTGCAAGACGGTTAGCCGCTACTAATACGCGCTCATCTGTTCCTTCTGGAAAAACGATTGTCGGATAGCCTGCTTTTACCTGGTCTTTCATGCTTGTAAAAAGATCACTCATTATTTTCACCTCATTATTATTAATATCCAACTCCTACGATAACCCTTTTTCCCACAAAACGAAAATAAATCCCTTATTGTAAGCTCTTTCATATAAAAGTTCTATTTTTCAGACGAATTTAAAGTGTCTGAGTAGCGCTCATTCTTATTACTCTTCTAAATATAATCTAACTCTGCTGTAATTAAACATCCGTACTGATTTTCTATCCGATTTCTCAGTGTCTTTATTCATCCAATCGTCACTCTCAATCGCTTTTAAAGAGGGACAAGTATTGGTATAGTGGGTAGTGGATATAGTGAAACTTCCATCAGAATGAGCATTGCTTGATTTCCTCTGATGGTTAGTTGAACCAATCAGACCTTTAGGGGCAGTTGTCACCGTAAGTAACCTGCCTTAATGGTGTGATAAAACATAAGGAGTGAATCAGATATGAACCAAGCAGCAGTTACTCTTGATGGCTGGTATTGCCTCCATGACTTCCGTACTATGAACTGGACAGCATGGAAACAGCTTTCAAGCGAAGAACGCGATCTTGCGATGAATGAATTTCTAACGTTCCTTGAAAAATGGGAAGTCACAGCAGGCCATAAGCAAGGAAGTCATACGCTTTATTCCATCCTTGGTCAGAAAGCGGACTTTATGTTGATGCTTCTCCGCCCAACTATGGAAGAGTTAAATGAAATTGAAAATGCTTTTAACAAAACGACATTAGCTGAATATACGGTTAAAGAATACTCATACGTTTCTGTCGTTGAGCTTAGTAACTATATGGCTGGAAAAGATAGCGATCCTGATAATGATCCGCGCATTCAGGCTCGTTTGAAACCTGAATTAGCAGAAGCGCCTTACGTGTGCTTCTACCCAATGAACAAAAAACGTGAAGGAAACGACAACTGGTACATGCTTTCAATGGACGAGCGTCGTGAAATGATGCGTAGTCACGGACTTATCGGACGTAGCTATGCAGGCAAAGTGAAGCAGATCATCACAGGCTCTGTTGGCTTTGACGACTGGGAATGGGGCGTTACCCTCTTCGCAGACGACGTGCTTCAGTTTAAAAAGCTTGTCTATGAAATGCGCTTCGATGAAGTTAGTGCCCGTTATGGCGAATTTGGTAGCTTCTACGTTGGAACTCACCTTCCAAAAGAACGCCTTCCACAATTCTTATACGTATAATCTTGCAAGCTCTTCTAACACTTTTTTGTGTTCAGGAGAGCTTTTTTGTTTCTCTGAGCGATTTTCCTCATAGGCATATTCTTTCATTTCGTACATACAATGAGTTACGTAGAGCCATGGCATTATCCTTTCTTATTTGCGTGCCAGAAACATCAATTTGCTAGCTATTCGCTCTGGTTCTTTAATTCTGGCGGCGCCTAGCGTGGAAAGCGGGACGCTTTAAGTCACACTGTTTCACCAAGCCTACCGAAAGCAATTGTGCGGGAATTTACAACAGTTTGAAAGAGAACGCTTTAAGGAGGGTTATGATGAATAATCAATACTGGAAAACCCCACAGTCACAAAACATGGGCGGCTATGGTCAAATGCCGCAGCAACCGCAAGGCGGAGGGCAAATGGCACAGTATCCTTCAGGCTTCCCTGGTCAAGGACAACAAGTTCAAGGAGCATCCATGGGCGTAGGCTTTCCTGGACAGCTTGCCGTTGAACAATCCTACATTGAAAACATCCTGCGCCTGAATTTAGGAAAAATCGCCACCGTTTATATGACGTTCGAAAACAATGAGAAATGGAATGCAAAAGTGTTCAAAGGGGTTGTCGAAGCAGCAGGAAGAGATCATATTATTCTTTCGGATCCCCAAACAGGCAAACGGTATATTTTACTCATGGTTTATTTAGACTATATTACATTTGATGAAGAGCTCGAGTACAACTACCCTCTTCAACAAACAACGCAATATTCCCCGCGTTAGCGGGTATGGAAAAAAGCTGCCGGATTTCCGGCAGCTTTTTGTTTTGGCCAATATATTGTGAGTTTGGCCAATATAATCCCGTTTTGACCAATATCCTGAGAATTTAGCCAATAAACCGCACCCATCCGCCATGGTTCGACATATAGCGAGCGGTGACAGGCACTCGCGAACTCGCGAGCAATGCGTAAACCGCGCTACGCCTTAAACGCCGCTACCACAACCAAAATCCACGCTGTAATAAACGCGACGCCACCAAGTGGCGTGATCGCACCAAGAATCTTGATTCCGCTCAGGCTAAGCACGTACAAGCTTCCGGAAAACAGCACGATTCCGGCAAACATAAGCCAGCCAGCCCATTGCATCAACCCTGCGGATTGGAGCTTATCTGCCGCAATGGCCACTCCAACTAAACCAAGCGCATGATACATGTGATATTGAACACCTGTTTTGAACGTTTCTAGCATTTTCTCTGATAGTCGTCCTTCTAATCCATGTGCACCGAATGCGCCAAGTCCAACCGCAAGCGCCGCATTAATCGCACCAATAATTAAAAATATCTTCATCTCATTATCCGCTCCCTCGTCTGAATCTTCTCTCTCATCATAGCGGAAAGCGCTTGAATGAAGCAACGAATTCTGATATTGTTCATACACCTTTCGAATCTTTCCACTTCATCTCACTTGTCTGCATACTTCTGTTCACAATTAGAACACTTTCTTTAAAAGCAAACCAGCCGCCTAGTGGAAATAGTAACAGCCCGATCCATCCAGGGAATGAAAAGCCAGTTACCAAACATAGCAAGAGAAAACTCGGCATCGCCACTAGTTTTAACGCTTGTTTCCCCGCTTGCTCACGTAGCGACGTCTCCCACTGGAAAAGCTGAGCATAGCTACCTTCTGAGAACTCACGCCAGTCAGCTCTCGATAGCCCGATCAACGCATAAAGTGCAAACAGAAGCACCACCACTTTCACAACGAGCGGCAACAAAAGGATCGCTGCCGTTCCCCAGCCGATCACTTGTAGGTAATATTGTATTTTTCCAATCGATCGAAGCACCCATTTCGTATAAAGATCAATCATCCTTGCCTCCGGGGAACGTTTCTTACGTATTCGCTTGGATCCTCGAAAAAGAAAAGGCTGTTTTCGAACAATCAGAGTCGCCGGCGCGACCCCAACGTTTCCCATCAAAAATTTCGTTATACTCTGCTTATGCCCCCGCTCGATGACTGCATCGTGAAAAAAGGTTCCCCTTATCTTCACACGCGCCTGTAGCTGAACAAACAACAAAAGAAGCAAACTCCCGCTCCCGGCAACAACCGCCCATTCGTACTGCCAACCGACCTGACTCACTACAAACAGGGTTACAATGGAAAGCAGGTTCACAAATCCAACCGGGATCCATTTCACCCAAATAGAAGGCACGAACAGATCGATAAAATACCGACTCGTTTTCACATTCCAACTTATTAAAAGTAGAAATAGTCCGGTAACAGCAATTCGCTCCAAACTCCACCCCCATCCTGTCACGAGTAGCGGCAGAGCAACACCAATTCCAATAGACGTTACGAGCAGTCCTTTTGTAAGCGAATGCGCCATGCCCCACTTTTTCAAACCCTCACTCAGAACTGCATTTTGCAACAAATACACCTGATCCGCTTCTTCTGTATAAATCCGTAGCGACCAGGTTGTTGCGATTAAGAATAGCGGAAAAACAGCGGCCTGATCCGGAATTTCTGCCAGCCAGTCTGGTGCGATCAGCCACCAGGAGCGGTAATAGGCCACACCGATAACGAGCGCCGGAACTAGAATATAGAGCCAAACCGTCCAATCAAGCGCAGCCTTTAGATCACGAATTTTATAACGACGATCGTCACTTACTCGCTTTCGTAACAGTTGTAGCGATGTCATATACGTCGCTCCATTAACGTATCAACACAATCGAGAAGCGAACTTTCGATGCCTGTACCCGACCACTCACGCATTTCTTGAAGCGACCCTTTTGCAAGAATCGTTCCGTTCGACAGTAAAACAAAGCGATCACATACCCGCTCCGCTGTATCTAACACGTGCGTACACATTAAGATTGCCGCACCTCGCGCTCGTTCTTTTTCAATCAGCTTTAAAAAGTCCTTTGTCGCGCGCGGATCCAGGCCTAGAAACGGTTCATCAATAATATAGACGTCAGGTTTCAGCATAAAAGCGGTAATCAGCATCACCTTTTGTCTCATTCCTTTTGAAAAGCTTGATGGAAGATGATGAAGCACGTGCTCAAGTTGAAAGTAACGGATCAAGTCCTGTGCACACCCCTGCCAGTTCTCATCAGCTAGTGACGTTGCCGCTGCCGCAAGCTCTAGATGCTCCCAAAGCGTTAAACTATCATAGAAAACTGGCTGCTCTGGTACGTAAGCATAGCGAGTCCCATTTTCAAACGTGACGCTTCCTTTCCACTCTTTCAACAACCCTAGAATCGTCTTAATCGTCGTGCTTTTGCCCGCTCCGTTTGATCCTAATAACCCGAGTAGCTCACCACTCTTCACTTCGAATTCAATCTCTCGAATTTTACTCTCTCTTTTTTCATAACCTGCTTCATCAATCGCAACCTTCAACATCAGCTTCACCTCTATCCTTTTATACGAGATAAAATGGGTGGAAGTTTCCTATTTCTTACCTTTTTGAGCTTCAATAAACTGTTCAAAGTTTGGCACATCCTCCACCTTGTACTTTTCAACAGCTTCCATAACCTTAATCACTAATTCCTGACGTAAATCATCCCTGTTTTGAGGGGAGGTTTGCCTGAGCTCTGCTTCGATTTTTTTCTCAAACTGATTGAGGATCGCACTCAGTCCCTCTTTGTCTTCATTCTTAGCCTGCTGTAAAAGCGTATATAGTCTTTTTTCCATAGTCATCCCTTCTTGTTTGTTTCCTTATCCTCCACTGCATTCGTGAGATCATCAATTTTCTTTTCAAGTCGAACGAGCAAATAAAGAGAGACCACAATCGGAAATCCTAAATCACCGATAATCGCGTTAACCACTGTTGTGATGCTCATGAACTCCCCTCCTTTCCTGCAGCCCTTAACTTCTCAAGTGCTCGTTTACGCCTTCTGCTCACGGCTTGCTGTGAAATACCAGCCGTTCTAGCAATCTCCGTATCAGATAGCTCTATGCGATAAAAAAGATCTAGAACCTCTTTCTGCTTTGAAGTTAACCTGCTAAATGCGAGATAA contains:
- a CDS encoding helix-turn-helix domain-containing protein; translated protein: MEKRLYTLLQQAKNEDKEGLSAILNQFEKKIEAELRQTSPQNRDDLRQELVIKVMEAVEKYKVEDVPNFEQFIEAQKGKK
- the pta gene encoding phosphate acetyltransferase, with translation MSDLFTSMKDQVKAGYPTIVFPEGTDERVLVAANRLAEDGILKPIVIGGENAIQDKATSLNLTLHSDLTVMDPATYSEMDGLVESFVERRKGKATAEQAQEILLNVNYFGTMLVHTGKADGLVSGAAHSTGDTVRPALQIIKTKEGVKKTSGAFVMVKGDEKYVFADCAINISPDSNDLAEIGVSSAETAKMFGIEPKVAMLSFSTKGSAKSPETEKVEEATRLAKEMAPDLVIDGEFQFDAAFVPEVAQKKAPESPLKGEANVFVFPSLEAGNIGYKMVQRLGGYEAVGPVLQGLNKPVNDLSRGCSEEDVYKLALITAMQSL
- a CDS encoding ABC transporter permease, whose amino-acid sequence is MTSLQLLRKRVSDDRRYKIRDLKAALDWTVWLYILVPALVIGVAYYRSWWLIAPDWLAEIPDQAAVFPLFLIATTWSLRIYTEEADQVYLLQNAVLSEGLKKWGMAHSLTKGLLVTSIGIGVALPLLVTGWGWSLERIAVTGLFLLLISWNVKTSRYFIDLFVPSIWVKWIPVGFVNLLSIVTLFVVSQVGWQYEWAVVAGSGSLLLLLFVQLQARVKIRGTFFHDAVIERGHKQSITKFLMGNVGVAPATLIVRKQPFLFRGSKRIRKKRSPEARMIDLYTKWVLRSIGKIQYYLQVIGWGTAAILLLPLVVKVVVLLFALYALIGLSRADWREFSEGSYAQLFQWETSLREQAGKQALKLVAMPSFLLLCLVTGFSFPGWIGLLLFPLGGWFAFKESVLIVNRSMQTSEMKWKDSKGV
- a CDS encoding ABC transporter ATP-binding protein translates to MLKVAIDEAGYEKRESKIREIEFEVKSGELLGLLGSNGAGKSTTIKTILGLLKEWKGSVTFENGTRYAYVPEQPVFYDSLTLWEHLELAAAATSLADENWQGCAQDLIRYFQLEHVLHHLPSSFSKGMRQKVMLITAFMLKPDVYIIDEPFLGLDPRATKDFLKLIEKERARGAAILMCTHVLDTAERVCDRFVLLSNGTILAKGSLQEMREWSGTGIESSLLDCVDTLMERRI
- the hemQ gene encoding hydrogen peroxide-dependent heme synthase, translated to MNQAAVTLDGWYCLHDFRTMNWTAWKQLSSEERDLAMNEFLTFLEKWEVTAGHKQGSHTLYSILGQKADFMLMLLRPTMEELNEIENAFNKTTLAEYTVKEYSYVSVVELSNYMAGKDSDPDNDPRIQARLKPELAEAPYVCFYPMNKKREGNDNWYMLSMDERREMMRSHGLIGRSYAGKVKQIITGSVGFDDWEWGVTLFADDVLQFKKLVYEMRFDEVSARYGEFGSFYVGTHLPKERLPQFLYV
- a CDS encoding biotin/lipoate A/B protein ligase family protein, whose product is MGNNDSILYQPKWRIIDQSTLGPSFDALQSFAMDDTLCNSAGSGESPPILRSWVHHNTIVLGIQDTRLPYFEEAVHYLKSLGYRVIVRNSGGLAVVLDAGVLNLSLVLAEKQQQIDIDTGYEAMVDFVQEMLAPYNVTIEDREIVGSYCPGRYDLSVNGKKFAGISQRRLRGGVAVQVYLCVDGSGAGRASVIQEFYKRGVDGEATKFTYPEIVPETMASLSELIGEELTVSDMMMKTLKTLKTYSESMTTAHLSIPELSLYDYNYQRVFTRNEKVLG
- the gerQ gene encoding spore coat protein GerQ, coding for MNNQYWKTPQSQNMGGYGQMPQQPQGGGQMAQYPSGFPGQGQQVQGASMGVGFPGQLAVEQSYIENILRLNLGKIATVYMTFENNEKWNAKVFKGVVEAAGRDHIILSDPQTGKRYILLMVYLDYITFDEELEYNYPLQQTTQYSPR
- a CDS encoding DUF423 domain-containing protein, with protein sequence MKIFLIIGAINAALAVGLGAFGAHGLEGRLSEKMLETFKTGVQYHMYHALGLVGVAIAADKLQSAGLMQWAGWLMFAGIVLFSGSLYVLSLSGIKILGAITPLGGVAFITAWILVVVAAFKA
- a CDS encoding YvrJ family protein, which gives rise to MSITTVVNAIIGDLGFPIVVSLYLLVRLEKKIDDLTNAVEDKETNKKG